One genomic region from Diabrotica undecimpunctata isolate CICGRU chromosome 9, icDiaUnde3, whole genome shotgun sequence encodes:
- the Rpn8 gene encoding 26S proteasome non-ATPase regulatory subunit 7, which produces MPSQELTTNKVIVHPLVLLSVVDHFNRMGKIGNQKRVVGVLLGCWRAKGVLDVSNSFAVPFDEDDKDKSVWFLDHDYLENMYGMFKKVNARERVVGWYHTGPKLHQNDIAINELIRRYCPNSVLVIIDAKPKDLGLPTEAYQAVEEVHDDGSPTSKTFEHVPSEIGAEEAEEVGVEHLLRDIKDTTVGTLSQRITNQLLGLKGLHSQLRDIRDYLVQVCANQLPINHQIIYQLQDIFNLLPDINQDAFNTSFYVKNNDQMLVVYLAALVRSIVALHNLINNKLTNRDAEEGKKEDSKKDSKDKDKDKEKEKDKDAKKDEKKK; this is translated from the exons ATGCCGAGTCAAGAATTAACAACTAATAAAGTAATAGTCCATCCTTTGGTCCTTCTAAGTGTAGTAGACCATTTTAATCGGATGGGCAAAATCGGCAATCAAAAGCGTGTTGTTGGTGTTCTTCTTGGTTGTTGGCGTGCTAAAGGAGTTTTAGATGTTTCTAACAGTTTTGCAG ttcccTTTGATGAAGATGACAAAGATAAATCTGTTTGGTTCTTGGACcatgattatttagaaaatatgtaTGGGATGTTTAAAAAAGTTAATGCTAGGGAACGAGTAGTGGGTTGGTACCATACTGGCCCCAAACTGCATCAAAATGATATTGCCATTAATGAGTTAATCAGAAGATATTGTCCAAATTCAGTTCTAGTTATTATAGATGCTAAACCAAAAGATTTAGGTTTACCGACTGAGGCTTATCAAGCTGTAGAAGAAGTACATGATGATGGTTCACCTACTTCTAAAACATTTGAGCATGTTCCTAGTGAAATTGGAGCTGAAGAGGCAGAAGAAGTTGGTGTTGAACACTTATTGAGAGATATTAAAGATACAACTGTTGGCACTTTGTCTCAGAGAATAACAAATCAGCTTTTAGGATTAAAAGGTCTCCATTCACAGTTACGTGATATTAGGGACTATTTAGTACAAGTTTGTGCTAACCAACTTCCAATTAATCACCAAATCATCTATCAATTACAAGATATATTTAATCTTTTACCAGATATAAATCAGGATGCATTTAATACATcgttttatgttaaaaataatgaTCAAATGTTAGTTGTTTATCTGGCAGCTTTAGTTAGATCTATTGTTGCTCTACATAATCTTATTAACAACAAACTAACAAATAGAGATGCAGAAGAAGGAAAAAAGGAGGATAGTAAGAAAGATAGCAAAGATAAGGACAAAGATAAAGAGAAGGAAAAGGATAAGGATGCTAAGAAGGATGAAAAGAAAAAGTAA